In Cherax quadricarinatus isolate ZL_2023a chromosome 5, ASM3850222v1, whole genome shotgun sequence, the genomic window aggacacacaCTTACTTGACATTACTgccatgggagagagagagagagagagagagagagagagagagagagagagagagagagagagagagagagagagagagagagagagagagagagagagcatactcACTTTCCCTTGGCAGCCACAGCAATAACACCTagaacacccaggatgccagccGCGGCTACCGCCGCTATGAAGAATGGAACGAAGGCGAAGAACTCGGCTATCAGCTCATCATAGTTGATGGTGACTGTCAGGTTGTTGCCGATGAAGAAGCTTGTGAGGTTAGCTGGGTCAATCTGAGTCTCTACCACCGAGATCGAATCCACGGCTTGAACGGCAGACTGAGCATTGCCAAAGACGGAAAACGTGTCAAAGCTGGGAAAGGCGAGTTGGTTCCCTAAGGCGGATAATGGGTCGAAGCTGGGCAAAGCAATCTGAGTTCCGGTGGTCAGGCCTGTTATACTTAGTGTCTTGGAGACACCGTCTGATTGTCGATTCTCCTTCTTGATGTTTTTAGCCTTGGTCGTAGCGGTGATGTTATTGTGTTGATAGTTGTCAACATGTCTATAAGCGATGTCTTCACTCTCAGTATCGTCCTGGGGAGCCACCGTTGCTCTTACTGCTGATGCTTCTGGTACTGATGGTATTGTTGCTGATGTGATTGTTTCTGCTActtttgctgcttctgttgctgatgctgtttctGATGCTTCTGCTGTTTCtggggatgttgttgttgttgcctgggtTCTCTCAACTGTTCGGATCATTGTGACGACAGCCAGAAGCAAGACAGCTGCCTTTCCTGTCAGTGAAATAAAGCCAATTATTCTGCATTCTTTTATATAGACAAAATTGTTCTAACATGCATGTATGGGCATGTAAACACACACGCCTCCAAAAAGCAAGAAAGAAGTCAGAAAGAAACATTTGACTCCAGCAGTTCCAGAGGATTGCCTCTGAAACTACCAGAGTTGCATGTAGATTAGACTTGACTCTCCGGACTCTGCTAAAGTTGAGGTTGTCAGGAATTGTTGGCGAACTCTCGATGGAGGGGTTTGATTGGACATCTACATGACAAGAAACAGGGGCAGAGAGATACTTGTAATCTACCTGTTGTCGATTCCGGGGCCCATCGCCTTCGTGGCTGTTGGTACTGGCAGCCCGCAGTCTAAGTACCACAGGCAGGTTGTCAGGCCCTGACTCGAGGGTGAGTGACGTCAATTTTTTTTCAGACGGTGTTTGGCCAGGAGTACAATGACTGTCACTGTAGTTGAATCTACAAACTGGCATCTCTCAACAACATGGAACCTTCCTTGGAATTCACCATGGAAGGAAGACAGATTAATTTCTTAGCCTTTCTTAATGTTTTACTTTGCGTGagtgaccccctccccccccaaaaaaaaaagcagaATTTTAAAGTCTACAGAAAGAATAAGGATAATCTAGTATACACCCAGTCACACCACGACGCACTACACCCAGTCACACCACGACGCACTACACCCAGTCACACCACGACGCACTA contains:
- the LOC128684640 gene encoding uncharacterized protein; this translates as MHNQGKAAVLLLAVVTMIRTVERTQATTTTSPETAEASETASATEAAKVAETITSATIPSVPEASAVRATVAPQDDTESEDIAYRHVDNYQHNNITATTKAKNIKKENRQSDGVSKTLSITGLTTGTQIALPSFDPLSALGNQLAFPSFDTFSVFGNAQSAVQAVDSISVVETQIDPANLTSFFIGNNLTVTINYDELIAEFFAFVPFFIAAVAAAGILGVLGVIAVAAKGK